A window from Pichia kudriavzevii chromosome 5, complete sequence encodes these proteins:
- a CDS encoding uncharacterized protein (PKUD0E05370; similar to Saccharomyces cerevisiae YDL171C (GLT1); ancestral locus Anc_7.361), giving the protein MTHRGAVGSDARDGDGAGVMTSIPHKFMKREFQYYCNVELPSYGQYAVGNLFFKKDNEVYEKSKTTFENIASSLGLRVLGWRKVPVDDTILGPAALSREPKIYQPAVVLEEAYGSGVSPVEISDEDFESKYQKHFEKQLYILRKQSTHTIGLHNWFYICSLSNKNIVYKGQLVPAQVYQYYYDLVNADYECHFALVHSRFSTNTFPSWDRAQPLRWAAHNGEINTLRGNKNWMRAREGVMASKLFGEDIDKLYPIIEEGGSDSAALDNVLELLVINGVLTLPEAVMLLVPEAWQNNEHMNPKKRAFYEWVACLMEPWDGPALFTFSDGRFCGANLDRNGLRPCRYYLTDDDIMICASEVGVIPIESKKIVEKGRLHPGRMLLVDTKEGRIVDDRELKKQVSNRFDFKAWTLSNMITIPELITKLENRGISLQTKVDSDTKIKDDPKLLANGYTLEQVLSILVPMVNTSKEPLGSMGNDSALACLSEQPKLIYDYFRQLFAQVTNPPIDPIREKIVMSLECYVGPQGNLLEMNPNQCNRLKLKSPILSNDELLALKEINKVHPSWSVTNIDITFDKSEGLTGYTEALDRICEEATQAILDDSQVIILSDRNLSESRVAVSALIAAGAVHHHLVRQKQRSKVAIIVETAEAREVHHFCCLVGYGVDGINPYLAMDTLIKLNNDNLLSKSYTNKEIIHNYKYAIDDGLLKVMSKMGISTLASYKGAQIFEALGVDNSVIDRCFSGTASRIRGITFEYIAQDAFSLHELGYPSRDTIKPKGLPESGEYHWRDGGESHVNEPAAVASIQDAVRNKNSKAYEAYSKKEYDAIKNCTLRGLLDFDFESSTPVPIDQVEPWTEIVRRFCTGAMSYGSISMEAHSTLAVAMNRLGGKSNTGEGGEDVERSKASENGDSMRSSIKQIASGRFGVTSYYLSDADELQIKMAQGAKPGEGGELPGYKVSESIAKTRHSTPGVGLISPPPHHDIYSIEDLKQLIYDLKCANPRARVSVKLVSEVGVGIIAAGVAKAKADHILVSGHDGGTGAARWTGIKNAGLPWELGLAETHQTLVLNDLRGRVVVQTDGQLKTGRDIAVACLLGAEEWGFATAPLIAMGCVYNRKCHTNTCPVGIATQDPYLRKQFKGTPEHVINFFYYVANELRAIMAKLGFRTIDEMVGRAEKLYVRDDLRTTKNANIDLSPILTPAHSIRPGVATKCEKKQDHRLHVRLDNKLIDESEVTLDRGLPVTIEANAINTDRAIGTTLSYRCSKRFGPNSLPHDTIHVNIKGSAGQSFGAFLAAGITLELEGDCNDYVGKGLSGGRLIVYPPKDSKFKAEENIIIGNTCLYGATSGTAFFRGIAAERFAVRNSGAHAVVEGTGDHGCEYMTGGRIVVLGSVGRNFAAGMSGGIAYVLDMAQDFEEKVNKELVELTTLSDPLEIAFVRGLLEDHRHYTDSEIALRILNDFNRFLKKFVKVIPYDYKKVLEAEAKKAEELRKKEVSNYFSTIREDPEADITGGEFSKPKKPVKTEPKLVDLEDTIVDVKTEEIKAKKLDKLGGFMKYSRRHEKYRPVKSRIGDWKELSTRLTKDDLKVQTARCIDCGIPFCQSDTGCPVSNIIPKWNELVFKDRWYDALQRLLMTNNFPEFTGRICPAPCEAACVVNVSGNAPVGIKSIEAGIIDHAFAEGWIVPNPPKVRTGKKVAVIGSGPAGLAAADQLNKAGHNVTVYEREDRFGGLLMYGIPNMKLDKGVVQRRIDLMAAEGISFIAKTTIGEDILLDELKAQNDAVILAIGSTIPRDLKIPGRELKNIDYAMTLLSANTKALLADDLDTIRATLSGKNVIVIGGGDTGNDCLGTATRHGAKSVVNFELLPYPPMERTKDNPWPQWPRIFRVDYGHAEVKEHYGKDPREYSILSKEFVGDDDGNVKGIKTVRVEWKRSDSGAWQMQEIPGSDEFFPADVVLLSMGFIGPESDNLNVERTKRGTVATAEATSYQTSKESNLFTAGDCRRGQSLVVWGIQEGRQCAREVDMYLMGKTRLPGNGSIERRDYHLLEELAAKV; this is encoded by the coding sequence ATGACACATAGAGGTGCGGTTGGTTCTGATGCAAGAGACGGTGACGGTGCAGGTGTTATGACGTCAATTCCACACAAATTCATGAAAAGGGAATTCCAGTATTATTGTAACGTTGAATTACCTTCATATGGCCAATATGCTGTTGGTaacttgttcttcaaaaagGACAATGAAGTTtatgaaaaatcaaaaaccacttttgaaaatattgctTCCTCATTAGGTTTGCGGGTCTTGGGATGGCGTAAGGTACCTGTCGATGACACGATCTTGGGACCTGCGGCATTGTCTAGAGAACCAAAAATCTACCAACCAGCTGTTGTTCTTGAAGAAGCTTATGGCTCTGGAGTTTCCCCGGTGGAGATCtcagatgaagattttgaatcCAAGTATCAAAAACATTTCGAGAAACaattgtatattttgagaaaacaatCGACACATACGATTGGCTTGCACAATTGGTTTTACATTTGTTCGTtatccaacaaaaacattGTTTATAAAGGTCAGTTAGTTCCTGCTCAAGTTTACCAATACTATTACGATTTAGTGAATGCAGATTACGAATGTCATTTTGCCCTAGTACATTCTAGATTCTCTACCAATACTTTCCCATCCTGGGATAGGGCACAGCCTTTAAGATGGGCAGCACATAATGGTGAAATCAATACTCTTAGAGGTAATAAAAACTGGATGAGGGCAAGAGAAGGTGTTATGGCCTCCAAATTATTCGGTGAggatattgataaattgtATCCTATTATCGAAGAAGGTGGTTCGGATTCGGCTGCTTTAGACAATGTCTTGGAACTTTTAGTCATTAATGGTGTATTGACATTACCTGAGGCTGTTATGCTTCTAGTTCCTGAAGCATGGCAAAATAATGAACATATGAATCCTAAGAAGAGGGCGTTCTACGAATGGGTGGCTTGTCTTATGGAACCTTGGGATGGGCCTGCCTTGTTTACCTTTTCTGACGGTAGATTCTGTGGTGCCAATTTGGATAGAAATGGTTTAAGACCTTGTAGATACTACTTGACAGATGACGACATCATGATATGTGCGTCTGAAGTTGGTGTTATTCCTAttgaatccaaaaaaaTTGTAGAAAAGGGTAGGCTACACCCTGGAAGAATGTTATTAGTTGATACAAAGGAGGGAAGAATTGTTGACGATAGggagttgaagaagcaagtTTCAAATAGGTTTGATTTTAAGGCTTGGACTTTGTCCAATATGATTACTATTCCTGAACTTATCACCAAATTAGAAAACCGTGGCATTAGCTTACAGACAAAGGTTGATTCCGATACAAAAATCAAGGATGATCCAAAGTTATTGGCTAACGGTTATACTCTGGAGCAAGTCTTATCCATTCTAGTGCCAATGGTGAATACATCAAAGGAACCATTGGGCTCTATGGGTAACGATTCGGCCTTGGCATGTTTGTCTGAACAACCGAAGTTAATTTATGATTATTTTAGGCAGTTGTTTGCTCAAGTTACTAACCCACCAATTGATCcaattagagaaaaaatagTCATGTCATTGGAATGTTATGTTGGTCCTCAAGGCAATTTGTTGGAAatgaatccaaatcaatGCAATAGATTGAAACTGAAATCTCCAATCTTATCAAATGATGAGCTATTGGCTCTGAAGGAGATCAACAAGGTTCATCCATCTTGGTCTGTCACAAACATTGACATTacttttgataaatcaGAAGGTTTAACGGGATATACTGAAGCATTGGATAGAATTTGTGAAGAAGCAACTCAGGCAATCTTGGATGATTCCCAAGTGATTATTTTGTCAGATAGGAATCTCTCGGAATCTAGAGTTGCCGTATCTGCTCTAATTGCTGCAGGTGCTGTTCACCATCACCTAGTCagacaaaaacaaagatcTAAAGTTGCCATTATTGTTGAAACGGCAGAAGCAAGAGAGGTTCACCATTTCTGTTGCTTAGTTGGATATGGTGTTGATGGTATTAACCCTTACTTAGCCATGGATACCTTAATCAAGTTGAACAATGATAATCTACTATCAAAATCATACACAAATAAGGAAATCATTCATAATTATAAATATGCTATTGATGATGGTCTCTTAAAAGTCATGTCGAAGATGGGTATTTCAACTTTAGCTTCCTACAAGGGTGCTCAAATTTTTGAGGCATTAGGCGTAGATAACTCTGTTATTGATAGATGTTTTTCTGGTACTGCTTCAAGAATAAGGGGAATAacttttgaatatattgCACAAGACGCATTTTCGTTGCATGAATTGGGCTATCCGTCAAGGGATACGATAAAACCTAAGGGTTTACCTGAATCTGGTGAATATCATTGGAGGGATGGTGGGGAATCACATGTCAATGAACCTGCTGCTGTCGCTTCGATTCAGGATGCTGTTAGAAATAAGAATAGCAAGGCCTATGAAGCATATTCCAAAAAGGAATATGATGCAATCAAGAATTGTACTCTCAGAGGCCTGttagattttgattttgaatcttCTACACCAGTTCCTATCGATCAAGTTGAACCGTGGACTGAGATTGTTAGACGCTTTTGTACTGGAGCAATGTCTTATGGTTCCATCTCAATGGAAGCACATTCTACATTAGCCGTTGCTATGAATAGATTAGGaggaaaatcaaacacTGGTGAAGGTGGTGAGGATGTTGAAAGATCCAAAGCTTCTGAGAATGGTGATTCGATGAGATCTtcaatcaaacaaattgCATCAGGTAGATTCGGTGTTACTTCTTATTATTTATCTGATGCTGATGAATTACAAATTAAGATGGCACAAGGTGCCAAACCAGGTGAAGGTGGTGAATTACCAGGTTATAAAGTCTCTGAGTCTATTGCAAAAACTAGACATTCTACCCCTGGTGTAGGTTTAATTTCTCCTCCACCACATCATGATATTTACTCTATTGAAGATTTAAAACAACTTATTTATGACCTAAAATGTGCTAATCCAAGAGCTCGGGTTTCTGTTAAGTTGGTCTCAGAGGTTGGTGTTGGTATTATTGCAGCCGGTGTTGCTAAGGCCAAGGCAGATCACATTTTGGTCTCAGGTCACGATGGTGGCACTGGTGCGGCTAGGTGGACCGGTATTAAAAACGCCGGTTTACCATGGGAATTAGGATTAGCAGAAACCCACCAAACATTGGTCCTAAACGATTTGAGAGGCAGGGTTGTTGTCCAAACTGACGgacaattgaaaacaggtAGGGACATTGCAGTTGCATGTTTGTTGGGTGCTGAGGAATGGGGGTTTGCTACTGCTCCGTTGATTGCAATGGGTTGCGTTTACAACAGAAAATGTCACACTAATACATGTCCTGTCGGTATTGCCACACAAGATCCTTACCTTAGAAAGCAATTCAAGGGTACGCCGGAACAtgttatcaatttcttttactATGTCGCAAACGAGCTCAGAGCTATCATGGCTAAGTTGGGTTTCAGAACCATCGATGAAATGGTGGGTAGGGCTGAAAAGCTTTATGTGAGAGATGATTTGAGAACTACCAAGAATGCAAACATTGATTTATCTCCAATCTTGACTCCTGCACACTCTATCAGGCCTGGAGTTGCAACTAAGTGTGAGAAGAAACAGGATCACAGGCTCCATGTTAGGTTAGACAACAAGTTGATTGATGAGTCGGAGGTTACTCTGGATAGAGGATTACCTGTTACGATTGAAGCAAATGCTATTAACACCGATAGAGCTATTGGTACGACGCTGTCTTACAGATGCTCGAAGAGATTTGGGCCAAACTCACTGCCACATGATACCATTCATGTCAATATTAAAGGCTCGGCTGGTCAATCGTTTGGTGCCTTCTTAGCAGCTGGTATCACCCTAGAATTGGAAGGTGATTGTAACGATTATGTTGGTAAAGGTTTATCTGGCGGTAGGTTGATTGTTTATCCTCCAAAAGATTCGAAGTTCAAGGCAGAggaaaatatcatcattgGTAACACTTGTTTATATGGTGCTACATCCGGTACTGCCTTCTTTAGAGGTATTGCTGCTGAGAGGTTTGCTGTTAGAAACTCTGGAGCACATGCTGTTGTAGAAGGTACCGGTGATCACGGCTGTGAGTATATGACAGGTGGTAGAATCGTCGTTTTGGGTTCTGTTGGTAGGAACTTTGCTGCGGGAATGTCTGGCGGTATTGCATATGTTTTAGATATGGCACAAGATTTTGAGGAGAAAGTCAATAAGGAACTTGTTGAGTTAACTACCTTATCTGATCCTTTGGAAATTGCCTTTGTTAGAGGTTTGTTAGAAGATCACAGGCATTACACAGATTCTGAAATTGCTTTGAGAATCTTGAACGATTTTAACAGattcttgaagaagtttGTCAAAGTGATTCCTTATGACTATAAGAAGGTTTTGGAAGCTGAAGCAAAGAAGGCTGAAGAATTAAGAAAGAAGGAGGTTTCGAACTACTTCTCCACTATCAGAGAAGACCCTGAAGCAGACATAACTGGTGGGGAATTCTCTAAACCAAAGAAGCCTGTAAAGACTGAACCTAAACTTGTGGACCTTGAAGACACGATTGTTGATGTTaaaactgaagaaatcaaggcTAAGAAATTAGACAAACTAGGAGGCTTCATGAAGTACTCTCGGAGACATGAGAAATACAGGCCAGTAAAATCCAGAATTGGTGATTGGAAAGAATTATCAACAAGGTTGACCAAAGATGACCTAAAGGTGCAAACTGCCAGATGTATTGACTGTGGTATTCCATTTTGCCAATCCGATACCGGTTGTCCGGTCTCAAACATCATTCCAAAATGGAACGAGTtagttttcaaagataGGTGGTATGACGCACTACAGAGGCTCCTGATGACTAATAATTTCCCTGAATTTACTGGTAGAATCTGCCCAGCACCGTGTGAAGCGGCATGTGTTGTTAATGTTTCAGGTAATGCACCGGTTGGTATCAAGTCCATTGAAGCTGGTATTATTGATCACGCGTTTGCTGAAGGCTGGATTGTTCCTAACCCACCAAAGGTAAGAACTGGCAAGAAGGTGGCTGTTATTGGCTCTGGTCCAGCTGGTCTAGCAGCTGCTGACCAGTTGAACAAAGCGGGCCACAATGTTACCGTTTATGAAAGAGAGGATAGGTTTGGCGGTTTACTTATGTATGGTATTCCAAATATGAAGTTAGATAAAGGTgttgttcaaagaagaattgaCCTGATGGCAGCCGAAGGCATATCATTCATTGCAAAAACAACTATTGGTGAGGATATACTCCTGGACGAGTTAAAAGCCCAAAATGATGCTGTCATTCTTGCAATTGGATCCACTATCCCGAGGGACCTAAAGATTCCGGGTAGAGAGCTAAAGAATATTGATTATGCAATGACTTTACTTTCGGCAAACACCAAGGCTTTATTGGCAGATGACTTAGATACTATCAGAGCTACTCTATCTGGTAAGaatgttattgttattggtgGTGGAGACACTGGTAATGATTGTTTAGGTACTGCCACTAGACATGGTGCTAAGTCTGTGGTCAACTTTGAATTGTTGCCGTATCCACCAATGGAAAGAACCAAGGATAATCCTTGGCCTCAATGGCCAAGGATTTTCAGGGTGGACTATGGCCATGCTGAAGTGAAGGAACATTATGGCAAAGACCCCAGAGAGTATTCTATCTTGTCTAAAGAGtttgttggtgatgatgatggtaaTGTTAAAGGTATTAAAACTGTTCGTGTTGAGTGGAAGAGATCAGATTCCGGTGCATGGCAAATGCAAGAGATACCTGGCTCTGATGAGTTCTTCCCAGCTGATGTTGTGTTATTGTCTATGGGATTTATTGGTCCTGAATCtgataatttgaatgtCGAAAGGACAAAGCGGGGCACTGTTGCGACTGCAGAAGCTACTTCATATCAAACCTCAAAAGAATCTAACCTTTTTACTGCTGGTGATTGTAGAAGAGGTCAATCTTTAGTTGTGTGGGGTATCCAAGAAGGTCGACAATGTGCTCGTGAAGTTGACATGTACCTAATGGGAAAGACCAGGTTGCCGGGCAATGGCTCCATTGAAAGAAGAGATTATCATTTACTTGAAGAATTAGCAGCAAAGGTTTAA